Within the Nitrospirota bacterium genome, the region TGAGCGATCTTTTTTTGAAAACGATTGAGTGGAATGAGCGCGTCATCCGGCGAGCTGTGCGGGAGTCCCAATAAAAAATCATCATTTTCAAAACGGGATAAGATGTCAATGTCTCGAAAGTTTTCTTGAATCAACGAAGCCGTTTCGACGAGGATCGTGTCCCCGGCGGCCTGTCCGAAACGGTGGTTTATCGTTTCAAGATGATCTAGATCAATAAAACATACCGATAAGGCAAGGCGATATCGAATGGAACGAACAAACTCGGTTTTTAACTGCAGCATAAATTGTTTACGATTCAAAAGGTTCGTGAGCGGGTCTTTTGCGGCAAGCAACTGAATCTTATCAAGGAGCGTTTCCAATTGTTGGTTTTCTTTTTCGAGAAAGTCCTGATGTTCTTTATTCCTTAAGTTTGCCAGAATTCTCGCTTTAAGTTCCTCCGGATGATAAGGCTTTGTGAGGTAGTCGTTTGCGCCCATATTCAATCCCGCGATTTTATTTTCCGATTTCTTTTCTTGAGTTAAGATGATGATCGGAATGTTTTGAGATTCGTTGTTTAATTTGAGCAATTTGCAAACTTCCAGTCCGCCTATCCCTGGGAGGACAAGGTCTAAAAGGATCAGATCCGGTTTCTTGGAATAAGCAAGTTTTAACCCTTCCAGACCATTAGAGGCATGTAAAGTAGAAAATCCAAATTCATCCAAAAGA harbors:
- a CDS encoding diguanylate cyclase, encoding MMIPIILLIEDSKIHSKTLLNLLDEFGFSTLHASNGLEGLKLAYSKKPDLILLDLVLPGIGGLEVCKLLKLNNESQNIPIIILTQEKKSENKIAGLNMGANDYLTKPYHPEELKARILANLRNKEHQDFLEKENQQLETLLDKIQLLAAKDPLTNLLNRKQFMLQLKTEFVRSIRYRLALSVCFIDLDHLETINHRFGQAAGDTILVETASLIQENFRDIDILSRFENDDFLLGLPHSSPDDALIPLNRFQKKIAQHTFKAPAAEIKITASIGVAALPNPSLKNEEDFIQAVRKAVFDVKERGGNEISIWTGNEKPEEEKKLN